One region of Baekduia soli genomic DNA includes:
- a CDS encoding class I adenylate-forming enzyme family protein, producing MRDPSAAPTFGELVTLGARRSPERIAAKERDGRTRSYAELDARTNRLAQALLGAGLVRGDRVAAWMEDRLEYIELYVAAAKAGLVMVPVNARLQPAEAAYHLTDSGARALVWTGGLQEQVERLGDLGSDVLAVATDPGVRAGVQDYEALLACGEDRPPAPPAAGDLYIIGYTSGTTGRPKGAMLTHGGVVALARLNALSYRLPYFSVGALTGSMSFVATVPAHIVTHAYLGGTVVLMGQWDVALLLDTVARERATFTYVPSPLLTEFTQAAARDPRPWSTLRCILHSASRADPDKLRALAAVVGERLVEGWGMTEHSGGLMTATTADDVTGGAQTADVFATVGRAVAECAVEVVGPGGAALPHDGTTVGELVFRSPALMTGYWNRPQETAAALRGGWFHSGDLGAIDPKGYVSIVERRTDLVVTGGMNVYPSEVEACILELDGVAECAVVGLPHERWGQTVAAAVVLDGTRELGAEDVIAHCRELLASFKKPTEVVFVDALPRTASLKIQRSIVRDRLAAR from the coding sequence ATGCGTGACCCGTCCGCTGCGCCGACGTTCGGGGAGCTCGTCACGCTCGGCGCCCGGCGCTCCCCGGAACGCATCGCGGCCAAGGAGCGCGACGGGCGCACGCGCTCCTACGCCGAGCTGGACGCGCGGACCAACCGCCTCGCGCAGGCGCTGCTGGGCGCCGGGCTGGTCCGCGGCGACCGCGTCGCGGCGTGGATGGAGGACCGCCTGGAGTACATCGAGCTCTACGTCGCGGCGGCCAAGGCCGGCCTGGTCATGGTCCCGGTCAACGCCCGGCTGCAGCCCGCCGAGGCGGCCTACCACCTGACCGACTCCGGGGCGCGCGCGCTGGTCTGGACGGGCGGCCTGCAGGAGCAGGTGGAGCGCCTCGGCGATCTGGGCTCCGACGTGCTGGCCGTCGCGACCGACCCCGGCGTCCGGGCCGGCGTGCAGGACTACGAGGCGCTGCTGGCCTGCGGCGAGGACCGCCCGCCGGCGCCGCCGGCAGCGGGCGACCTGTACATCATCGGGTACACGAGCGGCACGACCGGCCGGCCCAAGGGCGCGATGCTCACCCACGGCGGCGTCGTCGCGCTGGCCCGGCTCAACGCCCTGTCCTATCGCCTGCCCTACTTCAGCGTGGGCGCGCTGACGGGGTCGATGTCGTTCGTGGCGACGGTCCCGGCGCACATCGTCACCCACGCCTACCTCGGCGGGACCGTCGTGCTCATGGGCCAGTGGGACGTGGCGCTGCTGTTGGACACGGTCGCGCGCGAGCGCGCGACGTTCACCTACGTCCCGTCGCCGCTGCTGACGGAGTTCACGCAGGCCGCCGCCCGCGACCCGCGCCCGTGGTCGACGCTGCGCTGCATCCTGCACTCCGCCTCCCGCGCGGACCCCGACAAGCTGCGCGCGCTGGCCGCGGTGGTCGGCGAGCGCCTCGTCGAGGGCTGGGGCATGACGGAGCACTCCGGCGGCCTGATGACCGCCACCACCGCCGACGACGTGACCGGCGGCGCGCAGACGGCCGACGTGTTCGCCACCGTGGGGCGGGCGGTCGCCGAGTGCGCCGTCGAGGTCGTGGGCCCCGGCGGCGCGGCGCTGCCCCACGACGGGACGACCGTCGGCGAGCTCGTGTTCCGCTCCCCGGCGCTCATGACGGGCTACTGGAACCGCCCGCAGGAGACCGCCGCGGCGCTGCGCGGCGGCTGGTTCCACAGCGGCGACCTCGGCGCGATCGACCCCAAGGGCTACGTCTCGATCGTCGAGCGGCGCACCGACCTCGTCGTCACGGGCGGGATGAACGTCTACCCCAGCGAGGTCGAGGCCTGCATCCTCGAGCTCGACGGTGTGGCGGAGTGCGCCGTGGTCGGGCTGCCGCACGAGCGCTGGGGGCAGACCGTCGCCGCCGCCGTCGTGCTGGACGGCACGCGGGAGCTGGGCGCCGAGGACGTCATCGCGCACTGCCGCGAGCTGCTGGCGAGCTTCAAGAAGCCGACCGAGGTCGTCTTCGTCGACGCCCTGCCGCGCACGGCGAGCCTCAAGATCCAGCGGTCCATCGTGCGCGACCGGCTCGCCGCCCGCTGA
- a CDS encoding acyl-CoA dehydrogenase family protein — protein MSTSVVLGDDQRDIRDVARRFLTARYPADVVRAGLRASGSPDPSGWRELCELGWPGIALPEDRGGAGYSTVERCLVLEEAGHVLLPEPLLSCGVLAADALALAAGGAEADALLARVVDGDVRAVLVAAGDLLGGAEPHGAVHADGGSLQGDGGLVPDADRAEVLLVAARGADGATGLYAVARDDPGVTVAPLPLVDETRGHAVVTLQGAAAQPLGDGDATSALRTVLDRGAIALAAEMIGGAQQAVQMTLAYLRERHQFGVPIGSFQALKHRMADLHVAVVAARESVYLAAEADDGRQDALLGALASAAKVAAGEAFVRAGAEGIQMHGGIGMTHEADPHLYYKRALVSAATLGTTAGHRERVARALDA, from the coding sequence GTGAGCACCTCCGTCGTGCTCGGCGACGACCAGCGCGACATCCGCGACGTCGCCCGCCGCTTCCTGACCGCGCGCTACCCCGCCGACGTCGTGCGCGCCGGCCTGCGCGCCTCCGGGTCCCCGGACCCGTCGGGCTGGCGCGAGCTGTGCGAGCTGGGGTGGCCGGGCATCGCGCTGCCCGAGGACCGCGGCGGCGCCGGCTATAGCACCGTCGAGCGCTGCCTGGTGCTCGAGGAGGCCGGGCACGTGCTGCTGCCCGAGCCGCTGCTGTCCTGCGGCGTGCTGGCCGCCGACGCCCTCGCGCTGGCCGCCGGCGGCGCCGAGGCCGACGCGCTGCTGGCCCGGGTCGTCGACGGCGACGTCCGGGCGGTGCTCGTCGCCGCCGGCGACCTGCTCGGGGGCGCCGAGCCCCATGGGGCGGTGCACGCCGACGGCGGGTCGCTGCAGGGCGACGGCGGTCTGGTGCCCGACGCCGACCGCGCCGAGGTGCTGCTCGTGGCCGCGCGCGGCGCCGACGGTGCGACGGGCCTGTACGCGGTCGCGCGCGATGATCCCGGGGTGACGGTCGCGCCGCTGCCGCTCGTCGACGAGACGCGCGGCCACGCCGTCGTCACGCTGCAGGGCGCCGCCGCGCAGCCGCTGGGCGACGGCGACGCGACGTCCGCGCTGCGCACCGTCCTGGACCGCGGCGCGATCGCGCTGGCCGCCGAGATGATCGGCGGGGCCCAGCAGGCGGTGCAGATGACGCTGGCCTACCTGCGCGAGCGCCACCAGTTCGGCGTGCCCATCGGGTCCTTCCAGGCGCTCAAGCACCGGATGGCCGACCTGCACGTCGCGGTCGTCGCCGCGCGCGAGTCGGTGTACCTGGCGGCGGAGGCCGACGACGGCCGGCAGGACGCCCTGCTCGGTGCGCTGGCCTCGGCGGCCAAGGTCGCCGCCGGCGAGGCGTTCGTCCGCGCCGGGGCCGAGGGCATCCAGATGCACGGCGGGATCGGGATGACGCACGAGGCCGACCCGCACCTCTACTACAAGCGCGCCCTGGTCAGCGCCGCCACGCTGGGTACGACGGCCGGCCACCGGGAGCGCGTCGCCCGGGCCCTCGATGCGTGA